A region of Centropristis striata isolate RG_2023a ecotype Rhode Island chromosome 17, C.striata_1.0, whole genome shotgun sequence DNA encodes the following proteins:
- the LOC131989498 gene encoding uncharacterized protein LOC131989498 translates to MDVTVFIKHSCWWITTIEQVRMSTNEFESITVLQLKEKLEPLTGEPVGEQRLVFAGKQLEDDARLVSCGIQHKTTIELILNVRVIVKGLTGKTIKIDLPDNEFKSITVLQLKAKLEPLTGEPVGEQRLVFSGTQLKDDRLLVSYRIHRGAPVHLILKNDVTVFVKCSGLETIAIHLCDNKFQSVTVLQLKEKLEPLFGVPVEEQRLIFSGKQLEDDALLVSCGIQHKTTIELILNVTVIVKDLTGETIKIDLHEFQSITVLQLKEKLEPLTGEPVGEQRLVFAGKQLEDDALLVSCGIQHKTTIELILKNDVTVFVKWHNGETILIYLSNNEFESVTVLQLKEKIQKLKGFPGNIMFMIKMTSRSVQSLV, encoded by the exons atggaTGTCACGGTCTTCATTAAACATTCATGTTGGTGGATCACAACTATCGAACAAGTGAGAATGAGTACGAATGAGTTTGAGAGCATCACAGTGCTGCAGCTGAAGGAGAAGTTGGAGCCTCTAACAGGAGAACCAG tagGAGAACAGCGACTGGTCTTCGCAGGCAAACAGCTGGAGGACGATGCTCGGCTGGTTTCATGTGGAATCCAACACAAGACAACCATTGAGTTAATTCTAA atgtcagGGTCATCGTGAAAGGTTTGACTGGGAAGACCATAAAGATCGACCTGCCCGACAATGAGTTTAAGAGCATCACAGTGCTGCAGCTGAAGGCGAAGTTGGAGCCTCTAACAGGAGAACCAG tagGAGAACAGCGACTGGTCTTCTCAGGCACACAGCTGAAGGACGATCGTCTGCTGGTTTCATATAGAATCCATCGTGGGGCGCCCGTTCACTTAATTCTAA aaaatgatgTCACGGTCTTCGTTAAATGTAGTGGTTTGGAGACCATAGCGATCCACCTGTGTGACAATAAGTTTCAGAGCGTCACAGTGCTGCAGCTGAAGGAGAAGTTGGAGCCTCTCTTTGGAGTCCCAG tagAAGAACAGCGACTGATCTTCTCAGGCAAACAGCTGGAGGACGATGCTCTGCTGGTTTCATGTGGAATCCAACACAAGACAACCATTGAGTTAATTCTAA atgtcacTGTCATCGTGAAAGATTTGACTGGGGAGACCATAAAGATCGACCTACATGAGTTTCAGAGCATCACAGTGCTGCAGCTGAAGGAGAAGTTGGAGCCTCTAACAGGAGAACCAG tagGAGAACAGCGACTGGTCTTCGCAGGCAAACAGCTGGAGGACGATGCTCTGCTGGTTTCATGTGGAATCCAACACAAGACAACCATTGAGTTAATTCTAA aaaatgatgTCACGGTCTTTGTTAAATGGCATAATGGGGAGACCATATTGATCTACCTGTCCAACAATGAGTTTGAGAGCGTCACAGTGCTGCAGCTGAAGGAGAAGATACAGAAACTCAAAGGATTCCCAGGTAACATCATGTTCATGATTAAAATGACCAGTAGAAGCGTGCAGAGTTTAGTCTAA